Part of the Pirellulales bacterium genome is shown below.
CTGGTCGGGCGCGATTAGATGGTTTTTGGCCCAGCTTATGGCCGCCTGGATGCGCTCGGGCGTGACGTGCGTGAGTTCGAGGTCGAGGGCTTCCAGCGTGTGCCGCAGCGCTTTGTGGCTGTCGTCGGTGTCGTAGATCGTGTAGTTTTCGGTCAGCCCCACGAGCGGCGCGTATTGCCGCAGCAGTCGGGCGCAGAAGCGATGAAACGTGCTCAGCCAAACGTTCGCCCCAGGGGCCAAGAGCGCTACGCGGCGCTTCATCTCGTCCGCAGCCTTGTTCGTGAAGGTCAGGGCGAGAATCTGATAGCTCGGCACGCCGCGAGCGAGCAGATAGGCGATCCGATGCGTGATGACCCGCGTCTTGCCGCTCCCCGGTCCGGCTAGGATCAGCAGCGGCCCGTCTCCATGCCGGACCGCCTCCTGCTGCGGTGGGTTCAGTGATTCCAATAGGTGTTCCAATGAGGCGTCCTTCTGCGGCTGTTATTGAACCTTCTATCAGCATGATAGAGCAAGTCGGCTCCGCGCTTAAGTGCTATCGCTGCTAGCACTTCAATTCTTCGCACCGACAGAAAAAAAGGTAGGCAAAACGGCGCGGATTGATATACTACGACCTCATCGGAAGCTCCGCGAGAATGTGGACAGGAGATATTGGAAGGGAGTCCGGCAACGGCTAAAGGGATCTCGCCGGCTCAACTTTCAGCCTTCTCTCTCGCGCAGCATAGGACTCTGCAACGTACCCAGGGAGGGAACAAGTCGTGACGCGCATTCCTTTGAACCACGTCGCCGGGCAAGCCAAGGATCTAAGAGAGCGACTCGAAATGAGCACGGCCGAGATCGGCCTCACGGTCCGCACGACCAATTGCCTTGAAGAAAAAGGCATCTTCACCGTGAACGATCTCTTGCACTCGACCCGCGAAGACCTGCTCAGCATCTCCAACTTCGGCGAGAAAACGCTGGAGGAGGTCTATTTGGCGCTGGAGCGGATCGGCTTCTACCGCAAGACGAAGCGAGAAACCGTCGGCGTTTAAGCGCGGGGGCGGTTCGTAGGCCAGCGATACCCTCCGTCTGCGGCCGGACAGTCGCGGGCGATGCGTTTTGTGCCCGGTCACCCGTTTTTTCGCCGCCCGAGTGACGGTAAACTCAAGGGCTGTGAATCGGAGTGCGGGGCTTGCGCGGAGGATCCGCCCCCGATTCGTTTGCAGCCCGTGGGGCCGGCGGCGAGTCTGTCGCTGGCGAAGAATCGGGGATCGTCGTGGCCGCCCGCTCGTTTCGGATGTATGGCAAGAAGCGCGGCCATCGCCGCACTGGCTCCAGCGCTTGGGGGAGCTTGGGCGAGGCGGTCGTGTTCGTCTTCTTTCTCGCGCTGGGCAGCGTGTTCCTTGTGCTGCTGCTGCGAATGCCGGTGCTGCCCGAGTGGCGGGCGAATCACGATTTCGTGCAGACAACCGGGACCGTTCTCGAAAAACGCGTCGGTGAAACGCCGGGGCTCGATGGCACCAGCTACCGCGCCGAGATTCTCATTCGGTACGCAGTCGGCGAGAAGCAATACGAAGCGTTGACCTTCGATATTACGTTCGATTCTCCTTGGGCCTATTCGAGCAATCGCGAGTCGCGGCAGGCGGAGATCGATCAATTCAAGATCGCCACGCCCTGCGACGTTTGGTACGACCCGAAGGCCCCGGCGACGGCCGTCGTCGTGCGCGGCTATAGCGGCTGGCTCTGGTCGCTGTTGCTGCTTCCCGGTTCGTTCATCATCATCGGCGGCGCGGGGCTGATTTTTGCGCTGTTGCACTGGGGAAAGTCGCCGGAGCATTTGGCGGCGGCGACGCAATTGGCCGCGCGGCTGGAACTGTTCGAGGAATCGACCCCGCTGGCCAAAGACTATCCGCATGTGCCGCGCGACGCCAATCTCACGAACAGCCCCGGCACACGGCTTAAATACCGTTTGCCGATCAATACGGTGCGGGGTTGGAAGCTGCTTGCAGCGACGTTCATCTGTTTCTGCTGGAACGGGATCGTCGTGGGATTCGTTGTGATGGCCCTGCCGAACAGAGCGAGCGGCGAGGCGATGGAAACCCCGTCGCCGACGAACTGGTGGCTGTTGCTGTTCACATTGCCGTTCTTGCTCGTCGGGCTGGGGATGATTTACTTTCTGGTCCGGCAGGTGCTGATCGCAACCGGTCTAGGCCCGACGCAACTGGAAATCTCCGATCATCCGTTGCTCCCCGGCCGGCATTACGATCTGTTTCTCTCGCAGGCCGGCCGGCTGATGATCGATTCGCTTGAGGTCGATCTCGTATGCGATGAGCAGGCGACATACCGGCAAGGGACCGACACTCGCACGGAGCAGCGGCGCGTGTGCCGGCAGCGCGTGTTCGATCGCCGCAAGTTCGAGATTCCTCAAGGGATGCCGTTCGAGCAGCAGTGCCGGATCGAGATCCCCGCCGACGCGATGCACTCCTTCTCGTCGGACCACAACGAGGTGCAATGGAAGTTCGTCGTTCGCGGCGAGATCGGCGGCTGGCCCAAATACGAACGGAGCTTTCCGATCGTCGTGTTTCCCAGGCCGGCGGCGATAAGTACGAAGTACGAAGTACAAAGTGCGAAATAGGAGCCGCGATTGGGCTATAATCGTTGGGGAAAGAACGATCGACCAGGTTGCGTCTTCAGGTCCAGCTTTCGTGGTTTATTCGTACTTCGCACTTCGTACTTTGTACTTGATATCATGGAGCCGTTGATCAGCATTACGCTCGACAGGCACCAACAAGTTCATCAACCGGGGCAAACGCTGCGCGGCGAATATCAGATCGATGCGATCGATCCGGCTGAGATTCGAGCGGTGGAGTTGTCGGTGCTGTGGTACACCGAGGGAAAGGGGGACGAAGACCTCGCCGTTCATTATTTCGAGCGGCTCACGGCCGAAGACATGCTTGCCACCAGTCTGCACGAATTGCGCCGCTTTCAAACGGAGCTGCCCAATAGCCCGCTGAGCTACGAGGGGGTGCTGGTGAAGATTCGTTGGTGCGTGCGGGTGCGGGTGTTCTTGCAAAGTGGGAAGGATTTCCTCGGGGAGCGCGGATTTCAATTAGGCGAAGTGCCCTACGCCCAGGCGGTCTTGCCATGACTCGATTCAGCGATTCAGAATCTGTCCAAGAACGGCTGGCCGAAACGGGGGCCGAAAGGGGGGCAGTCCCCTTTTGTTCCGACGACCATCGCGGCGACGATGCCAGCACAAAAGGGAACAGTCCCCCAGTCAACCCGTTCGCAACGCGATACGTGCGCCCTGGGGCGATTCCGTTTCTGTTTCCGCGGTCGGTCGATGCAACGCGACTTGTCGCGCGGCTGCGAGATTTCGGCTGGCGCGGCGCGATCATCGGCCCGCATGGAAGCGGCAAATCGACGCTCTTGGAATCGCTGCGGCCCGAATTGCATCGGGTGGGTCGCCGCATCGTGAGCGCTGGTTTGCATGATGGTGAACGATCATTGCCGCGAGCGTTTCTTGACTCGCAGCCGTGGAATCCGGGTACGGTCCTGGTTGTCGACGGTTACGAACAACTGAGCGTGTGGAATCGTTGGCGGCTCGAGCGGCACTGTCGCCGCGACGGTTGTGGGCTGCTCGTCACCTCGCATCACCCCACGCGGCTTCCCGAGCTGTATCGAACGGGTGCTAGTTGCGAATTGCTCGAGCTGGTGGTCGAGTACTTGTTGGAAGATAACTGGAAACTGATTTCATCCGCCGACGTCCGCCGAGCGCATTCATTTCATGGCGAGAACGTGCGCGAGGCTCTGTTCGCGCTTTACGATTTGCACGAGATCCGCTCCCGGATGGAGTTGGCGCGATTGTAGGGATTGCGGGCTTTGCGCCGACGATTCGTCTCTTCTCCGCTGGCGCGGCCAGCCTGCGCCGTAGCTGAGTTTGCCGGAATTCGGCCCTCGATCGCTGTCGTTCGGGCACGGAATTCTCGTGAATTCCGCTACGATCCTGCCGCCGCGTTGCCGTGTGCGTGCAATCGCAAACTACACTTGCACAAGCTATCGCTCGGCGGCGCACGCCAGCATTGCGGAGCGCGTTGCCAATCGGTGGCTCGCGCCGTTTAGCTGCGCGGCGCACTTTGCGCCGACAGCAGCAGCAGCGCAGAACTAATCTTCTTCCAAATTGCGTTTTGACTTCAGAGATTCGTTGACACGACCGGGGCCCACCGGTCTAACAAACAGAGAGCATCTCTATCCTCTTCTCGCGGAGTGTCGTCATGTCGCCATTCAAAAATCGTTCGATTCTCGCCATCTCGTGCATCGCGCTCACGCTGGCGCTTCCTGCCGAAACGCAGGCGTGCTGGTTGACCCATTGTTTCGCGCCCGCGGCGCCGGCCGCGCCCGCCCTGCAACAGGTGAATTACGTGCCGCAGACAAGTTACCGCACCGTTTATAGTCCGGTTGCGGTGACGAGCTATCGGCCGATTACGACCGCCGATCCTTGCACGGGCTGTCCAGTGACTTCGCTCGCGCCTGTGACGACATACGTGCAGCGGCCGGTGGTGGTTCCCTACACGACATATCGCCCGGTGATCACCACGGTAATGATGCCGCCGGTCGCGCCGGCTTGTCCGTGTTCCACTTGCTCGTCGTGCGCGACGGGTGCCTGTGCCGCGCCAACATTGGCGTATTACGCGCCGCCTGCGGTCGCCGCGCCGGCGCCAAGCTGCGGATGCGGCGCCTCGGCGGCGGGCCCGCCAACGAGTTCGTATTACGCGCCGCAAACGGCGAGCTATTACGCGCCTGCGACCACACGCTACTACGCGCCGCAGACTTCGAGCTACTACGCGCCCGCGCCGTCCGCCACGACGAGTTACTATGCGCCCCCGGCGGCCGGTTCGACGACCACGTATTACTCGCCGAGCTACTCCACGACCGCACCGTCCGCCGCGACGACCAACCCACCGATAAGCAGCTATTACAACGGCTATCCGTCGTATGTGTCGCCAGGACCGGTGAACTTTGGCTCGCCTTCCTCGCCCGGCGCGGGCGCGTCGACCGGTGCGCCGACGCTGCCGAATTCGGGCAACTCGTCGGCAACGGGGTCAGGATCAACGCAGGTGCAGAAACCTGCCGACAGTAGTAACCCTCCGCCGGAAGCTCCGAAGCAAGCGCCGATTCCGGACAGCAAGGACCCGGCCAAGGCGAATTCAACCGGAATCCTCAAATACTCGGAGCCGGAAGGCCGGACAACGTCGATGCCGATCATGCGACCTTGGTCGTACACCGCGGTCAATTGGCCCCGCGTGACAACCGCCTCGACGGTCCGCCCGGCAATGGGGGTCGCGCCGGCGGCGGAAGCCGGCGATGGCGATGCCTGGCACGCGGCCCGATAGCCCGATCGCGGCTCCCATGAACTGATCGCCGAACTCCAGCGTTCGGAGACCCACGCGACCCATTCTGCCGATGCGGCAGAATGGGTTTTTTATTTGCCGTCGATCGTCAATAATCACGGCATGGCCACCAATCTCACTCCGCAATACCACAAGGCTGAGGAGCAGTATCGTCGCGCGGCGACGACCGAGGAGGAGCTGCACTGGTTGGAGATCATGTATCGCGAGATGCCGAAGCACAAGGCGTCCGAAAAGCTCCAGTCCGAACTCAAGCAGAAGATCAGCCGCACGAAGAAGGACTTGGACGCCGAGCGCAAAACGGCCCACAAAGGCCAAAGCGTTCGCGTGCCTCGGCAAGGAGCCGGGACAGCAATCGTGCTTGGCGGCCCCAACAGTGGCAAGAGCCAGTTGATCGCCGCGCTTACGAGGGCCAAACCGGAAATCGCGCCGTATCCCTTCACGACCCGCGCGCCGCTTCCCGGCATGATGCCCTGGGAAGACGTGATGGTGCAGATGATCGACACGCCGCCGATCACGCGCGATTATCTCGAGTCGTACATGCAGGGACTGATTCGCGGCGCCGACTTGGCGCTGCTCCTGGTCGATCTGGGGAGCGACGATGGCATCGACCAACTGCAAGAATTGCTCGATCGGCTGAATCAGACGAAAACGCGTCTGGGAAAGATTTCGCGTCTCGACGAGAACGATCTCGGCGTTTCGTACACGGCTACGCTGCTCGTGCCGAACAAGATCGATCTTCCCGAGGCCGCCGATCGGCTGAAAATGCTGCATGAGCTATGTCCCTTGGAGTTTCCCGAGCTTCCGATCTCCGCCGCGCACGGCCAGGGTCTCGAGCGATTGCGCGGCGCCGTTTTTCAATCCCTCGACGTGATACGCGTCTACACGAAGCTGCCGACGGCAAAGGAAGCCGATTTCGAGCGTCCCTTCACGATCCCCCGCGGCCATACACTGCAAGATGTTGCGGAGTTGGTTCGCAAGGATTTCGCCGAGCATCTGAAGTTTGCCAAGATTTGGGGAACCGGCGTCCACGACGGGACGGTTGTCAAAAGGGACCACGTGATGCACGATAAGGACGTGGTGGAATTGCACACGTAGGGGCCAGAGACCGGGGGCCAGAGGCCAGAAGGCGCGCGGAGATCGAGTGTTATGCCTTTTTTGGGAATCTTGGGAACATCTGACGTTCCTCGTAGTGCCGACCTTCGTTCGGCATGCTTTTCTGGCCCCCGGCCTCTGGCCCCCGGCCTCTTCCTATGACCAACTCCGAAATCGCAAGTGCCTTCGAGCAGATCGCCGACCTGCTGGAATTCCAGGGGGCGAATGCGTTTCGCGTGCGCGCGTATCGCAATGCCGGTCGGACGCTGCACGATCTATCCGAGCCGGTCGAGCGGATCGTCGCCAATCATGATCGGAGCCTGACCGACCTCAGCGGGATCGGCGCCGATCTGGCCGAGAAAATCACAACGCTCGTGCGTACCGGCACTCTGCCGATGCTCGACGAGCTGCGCGGCCAGGTGCCCGAGAGCGTGCTCATGTTGATGCGCGTTCCGGGGCTGGGGCCAAAGAAGGCGGCGAAGCTCTTTAGGGAACTGGATGTCAAGACGTTGGCCGAGCTGCGAGCCGCCTGCGAAACGCATCGCGTGCAAGAGTTGGAGGGCTTCGGCGCCAAGACCGAGGCGGCGATCCTCTCCGGCATGACCTTGGCCGAGTCGCCCGAATCGCAACGGATGTATTGGGCCGACGCGGACGTGTTCGCTCAAGCGATCCTCGCCCATCTGCGCCCCTGCCGCAGCATCAAGCAGATGGAGATGGCA
Proteins encoded:
- a CDS encoding DNA-directed RNA polymerase subunit alpha C-terminal domain-containing protein, with product MTRIPLNHVAGQAKDLRERLEMSTAEIGLTVRTTNCLEEKGIFTVNDLLHSTREDLLSISNFGEKTLEEVYLALERIGFYRKTKRETVGV
- a CDS encoding DUF3592 domain-containing protein; amino-acid sequence: MRGGSAPDSFAARGAGGESVAGEESGIVVAARSFRMYGKKRGHRRTGSSAWGSLGEAVVFVFFLALGSVFLVLLLRMPVLPEWRANHDFVQTTGTVLEKRVGETPGLDGTSYRAEILIRYAVGEKQYEALTFDITFDSPWAYSSNRESRQAEIDQFKIATPCDVWYDPKAPATAVVVRGYSGWLWSLLLLPGSFIIIGGAGLIFALLHWGKSPEHLAAATQLAARLELFEESTPLAKDYPHVPRDANLTNSPGTRLKYRLPINTVRGWKLLAATFICFCWNGIVVGFVVMALPNRASGEAMETPSPTNWWLLLFTLPFLLVGLGMIYFLVRQVLIATGLGPTQLEISDHPLLPGRHYDLFLSQAGRLMIDSLEVDLVCDEQATYRQGTDTRTEQRRVCRQRVFDRRKFEIPQGMPFEQQCRIEIPADAMHSFSSDHNEVQWKFVVRGEIGGWPKYERSFPIVVFPRPAAISTKYEVQSAK
- a CDS encoding GTPase; its protein translation is MATNLTPQYHKAEEQYRRAATTEEELHWLEIMYREMPKHKASEKLQSELKQKISRTKKDLDAERKTAHKGQSVRVPRQGAGTAIVLGGPNSGKSQLIAALTRAKPEIAPYPFTTRAPLPGMMPWEDVMVQMIDTPPITRDYLESYMQGLIRGADLALLLVDLGSDDGIDQLQELLDRLNQTKTRLGKISRLDENDLGVSYTATLLVPNKIDLPEAADRLKMLHELCPLEFPELPISAAHGQGLERLRGAVFQSLDVIRVYTKLPTAKEADFERPFTIPRGHTLQDVAELVRKDFAEHLKFAKIWGTGVHDGTVVKRDHVMHDKDVVELHT